The following proteins are encoded in a genomic region of Devosia lucknowensis:
- the ruvX gene encoding Holliday junction resolvase RuvX — translation MENDPLSIIPSSGKILGLDLGTKTIGVAISDGMRYSATPLETIKRSKFTQDAERIMELVVQNQVVAILLGLPLNMDGTEGPRVQSTRAFARNLAPKVNLPIAFWDERLSTSAVTRMMIEADLRRDRRAEVVDKLAASYILQGALDRLRNR, via the coding sequence GTGGAAAACGATCCTCTCTCCATCATCCCAAGTTCTGGAAAAATTCTTGGTCTCGACCTCGGTACGAAGACTATCGGCGTGGCGATTTCCGACGGCATGCGCTACTCGGCCACGCCGCTCGAAACGATCAAGCGCTCAAAGTTCACCCAGGACGCCGAGCGCATCATGGAGCTGGTGGTACAGAATCAGGTCGTCGCCATCCTGCTCGGACTGCCGCTGAACATGGACGGCACAGAGGGTCCGCGCGTGCAGTCTACTCGCGCCTTCGCCCGCAACCTGGCGCCAAAAGTAAACCTGCCCATCGCCTTCTGGGACGAGCGCCTATCCACATCTGCGGTTACCCGGATGATGATCGAAGCCGACCTTCGGCGCGACCGACGGGCCGAAGTCGTGGACAAGCTGGCGGCCAGCTACATCCTCCAGGGAGCTCTCGACCGCCTGCGCAACCGCTAG
- a CDS encoding aspartate carbamoyltransferase catalytic subunit, producing the protein MPQLSSARSSGDFPPFQQRHLISIADLKQHEIVDLLDRAERMIEISRQERKSLPTLSGKTQINLFFEPSTRTQSSFEIAGKRLGALVVNMSVKTSSVSKGETLVDTAATLNAMRPDVLVVRHSAAGAVELLSQKVGCSVINAGDGAHEHPTQALLDALTIRNHKGTLAGLTVAICGDIANSRVARSNLLLLGALNVRTRVIAPRTLLPAGIENLATEVFTDMEEGLKGADVVMMLRLQHERANGKMIPSVREYYRFYGLDEHKLSFAKPDAIVMHPGPMNRGVEIDPAIADGERSVITDQVEMGVAVRMAVLDALLPPRNDQ; encoded by the coding sequence ATGCCGCAATTGAGCTCCGCCCGGTCGTCCGGCGACTTCCCCCCGTTCCAGCAGCGCCATCTTATTTCCATTGCTGATCTCAAACAGCATGAAATCGTCGATCTTCTCGACCGCGCCGAACGTATGATCGAGATATCGCGGCAAGAGCGCAAATCGCTCCCGACCCTGTCGGGAAAGACGCAAATCAATCTCTTCTTCGAGCCTTCCACCCGCACCCAGTCCTCGTTCGAGATTGCCGGCAAGCGCCTCGGTGCCTTGGTGGTCAACATGTCGGTCAAGACCTCCTCGGTCTCCAAGGGTGAAACCCTGGTCGATACGGCGGCGACCCTCAACGCGATGCGGCCGGACGTGCTTGTGGTCCGCCACTCCGCCGCAGGGGCAGTCGAATTGCTCAGCCAGAAGGTCGGCTGCTCGGTCATCAATGCGGGCGACGGCGCCCACGAGCATCCCACGCAGGCTTTGCTGGACGCGCTGACCATCCGCAACCACAAGGGTACGCTTGCAGGACTCACCGTCGCCATTTGCGGCGACATCGCCAATTCGCGCGTTGCCCGCTCCAACCTGCTGCTGCTGGGAGCGCTCAACGTCCGCACGCGTGTCATCGCCCCGCGCACGCTCCTGCCCGCTGGCATCGAAAACCTCGCGACCGAAGTTTTCACCGACATGGAAGAAGGCCTCAAGGGCGCGGACGTGGTGATGATGCTGCGTCTTCAGCACGAACGAGCCAACGGCAAGATGATCCCGTCCGTGCGTGAATATTACCGCTTCTATGGCCTCGACGAGCATAAACTGTCCTTTGCCAAGCCCGACGCCATCGTCATGCATCCCGGCCCAATGAACCGTGGCGTCGAGATCGATCCCGCCATCGCCGACGGCGAGCGTTCCGTGATCACCGATCAGGTGGAAATGGGTGTGGCAGTTCGCATGGCCGTGCTCGATGCGCTGCTGCCGCCGAGGAACGACCAATGA
- the pyrC gene encoding dihydroorotase, which yields MTHPLIIDNARIIDPASNTDQLGAVLIEDGRISDLALHGPAGVPEHAEVVNAGGQVLAPGLIDMRVFVGEPGKEYRETLASAGAAAVAGGVTSFVMMPDTTPTVDDGALVDFLVRRAEAQSPARILPAAAITKGLQGKEITEFGLLKEAGAICLTDGAQSIQSSSLLRSAMGYAANFDMPFVHHAADAGLIGDGVMNDGLFATVLGLKGIPREAETIPLARDLQLAALTRVRYHAAQISTAGSAALIETARKRNASVSAGISINNLCLNENDVGRYRTFFKLNPPLRTEDDRQAMLEALRSGIIDTIHSDHDPQDSEVKRQPFAEASNGAVGLETLLAAALRLVHSGDIDLTTMLRAMTIRPAQILGLETGRIARGAPADIILVDLDYPWQVTEKNFRSRSRNTSFEGARMQGKVTRTLVAGRTVYLDEA from the coding sequence ATGACCCACCCTCTCATCATCGACAACGCACGCATCATCGATCCGGCGTCCAATACCGATCAGCTCGGCGCCGTACTCATCGAAGACGGACGGATCAGCGATTTGGCACTCCACGGGCCGGCAGGTGTTCCCGAACATGCCGAAGTCGTCAATGCCGGCGGACAAGTGCTCGCGCCCGGTCTCATCGACATGCGCGTCTTCGTCGGTGAACCAGGCAAGGAATACCGTGAAACGCTGGCCTCTGCCGGGGCCGCCGCGGTCGCCGGTGGCGTCACCAGCTTCGTCATGATGCCCGACACCACGCCGACCGTGGACGATGGCGCCTTGGTGGACTTCCTCGTGCGTCGCGCTGAGGCCCAGTCGCCGGCCCGCATCCTGCCTGCCGCAGCGATCACCAAAGGTCTTCAGGGCAAGGAGATCACCGAATTCGGTCTCCTCAAGGAAGCCGGTGCCATCTGCCTCACCGATGGTGCCCAGTCCATACAGTCATCGTCGCTGCTCCGCAGCGCCATGGGCTATGCCGCCAATTTCGACATGCCCTTTGTGCACCACGCCGCCGATGCAGGTCTGATTGGCGATGGCGTGATGAACGACGGACTGTTCGCAACCGTCCTGGGTCTCAAGGGCATTCCGCGCGAAGCTGAAACCATCCCCCTTGCGCGCGACCTCCAGCTGGCCGCCCTGACGAGGGTGCGCTACCACGCCGCGCAGATATCGACGGCTGGCTCCGCCGCGCTGATCGAGACCGCCCGGAAGCGAAACGCCTCGGTGAGCGCTGGTATCTCGATAAACAACCTCTGCCTCAACGAGAACGACGTCGGCCGCTACCGGACCTTCTTCAAGCTGAACCCGCCGCTGCGGACGGAAGATGATCGTCAGGCCATGCTTGAAGCATTGCGGTCCGGGATTATCGACACCATCCACTCCGATCACGATCCGCAGGATTCCGAGGTCAAGCGTCAGCCTTTCGCCGAAGCTTCCAATGGAGCCGTCGGCTTGGAAACGCTATTGGCGGCAGCGCTGCGGCTTGTCCACTCAGGAGACATTGACCTCACCACTATGCTTCGGGCCATGACCATCCGCCCGGCGCAAATTCTGGGTCTCGAAACCGGCCGCATTGCCAGGGGCGCCCCTGCCGATATCATCCTTGTCGACCTCGATTACCCCTGGCAGGTCACCGAGAAGAATTTCCGCTCGCGCTCGCGCAACACGAGTTTCGAAGGCGCCCGCATGCAAGGTAAAGTTACCCGAACGCTCGTCGCCGGCCGCACGGTGTATCTCGACGAAGCATGA
- a CDS encoding dipeptidase: MTIPFFDGHNDTLLRLQEHRGDKVEAFVKGTNDDHIDLPRARSAGMVGGFFAMFPPPLKTDLATVAAAPDYAKGELPPQLALSDALQSTNGMASLLLRLERAGALAVCRSAADIRDAQATGTIAAIFHLEGAEAIDTDFNSLEVLYAAGLRSIGITWSRANAFGTGVPFRFPADPDIGPGLSDAGKSLVRLCDHMGVMIDLSHLNAAGFRDVASLSSKPLVATHSNVHAICQSTRNLVDWQLAAIRESKGVVGLNYATGFLRPDGRFDPNTPIDLMVQHIAALVETVGEDGVALGSDFDGAMMPAEIRDVAGVPKLLQALLDHGFGEPLVRKIALDNWLGLVERTIG, from the coding sequence ATGACCATCCCATTCTTTGACGGACACAACGACACCCTGCTGCGTCTTCAGGAGCACAGGGGTGACAAGGTCGAAGCTTTCGTCAAAGGCACGAACGATGACCATATCGATCTGCCGCGTGCGCGGTCTGCGGGGATGGTCGGCGGATTCTTCGCCATGTTTCCGCCGCCGCTGAAGACGGACCTGGCCACCGTGGCCGCCGCCCCCGACTACGCCAAGGGCGAGCTGCCTCCGCAACTCGCTCTCTCCGATGCGCTCCAGTCCACCAACGGCATGGCGTCGCTGCTGCTCCGGCTCGAACGCGCTGGGGCCCTCGCGGTCTGTCGCTCTGCGGCTGATATTCGGGACGCCCAGGCCACCGGCACAATCGCCGCGATCTTCCATCTCGAGGGTGCCGAAGCCATCGACACCGATTTCAACTCGCTTGAAGTGCTTTACGCCGCTGGACTGAGATCGATCGGGATCACCTGGAGCCGCGCCAACGCTTTCGGCACGGGCGTCCCTTTTCGCTTTCCGGCAGATCCCGATATCGGCCCCGGCCTCTCGGATGCGGGAAAGTCACTCGTGCGCTTGTGTGACCACATGGGCGTCATGATCGACCTCAGCCATCTCAACGCCGCGGGCTTCCGCGATGTGGCCTCGCTGTCGAGCAAACCGCTGGTCGCGACCCATTCCAACGTCCATGCCATCTGCCAGAGCACGCGCAATCTCGTCGATTGGCAACTGGCGGCCATACGCGAAAGCAAGGGTGTTGTCGGCCTCAACTACGCAACCGGTTTCCTCCGTCCCGATGGGCGTTTTGACCCGAATACACCGATCGACCTCATGGTCCAACATATCGCAGCCCTGGTCGAGACGGTCGGCGAAGACGGCGTAGCGTTGGGCTCCGATTTCGATGGCGCCATGATGCCTGCCGAAATCCGCGACGTCGCCGGCGTGCCCAAACTGCTTCAGGCACTGCTTGATCACGGCTTCGGCGAACCCTTGGTGCGCAAGATTGCCCTCGACAACTGGCTCGGTCTCGTCGAGCGCACCATCGGGTAA